From a single Candidatus Margulisiibacteriota bacterium genomic region:
- a CDS encoding heavy metal translocating P-type ATPase, translated as MEKTINLKIDGMTCASCVLHIENDLKSRQGVVSAVVNLPLKRAEVSFETDILSEKDIIKVIKNAGFQATLIDVSEKEEDAVNSQIEEKENLKQRLRQLVVTAILSTIVLLLGFVWKIHSGMEIMMVLSLVIILYGGRGFFKKGIPDLFKGRPAMDTLVSLGIGAAFIYSTYLMYFTSKQEEYFMDVAIITTFILLGRYLEARAKGNAGAAIKKLLELSPKIAHRVMKNGETEEISAKDIQLGDVLRVKPGEKIPTDGIITEGYTAIDESMVTGESIPADKVLNDKIIGATINGNTAFTMVATKVGSDTVLAQIVKMVQEAQMHKAPIQKLVDVVAGYFVWGVLIVATITFVAWSIIAGGITTAVFVPTVAVLIIACPCALGLATPISIVVASGKGAQLGIIIKKTESLEKAHKITAIAFDKTGTITKGQPEVQEFQLLKGQEKEAHSIALALETHSEHPLARSIVSYTKELEADNREAEVKEFVAQTGFGLQGQIAKKKYYIGNSKYMEQVGVQSSLSKEAINNMYDKGYTVVCLADETSVLALYGVQDGIKESSRKAIRLLHKRKIKTIMITGDNEKVAQAIANEVGIDEVHSSVTPDQKVQIITDLQKQGYFVAMAGDGINDSPAIAKADVGIAMGTGTDIAIETGDLVIVKGDLQKAVEAIDLSRATLRNIKQNLFWAFIYNTIGIPLAAFGFLSPAFSAGAMAFSSVSVVINALRLKRFKSV; from the coding sequence ATGGAAAAAACAATAAATCTTAAAATAGATGGCATGACTTGTGCTAGTTGTGTCTTGCACATTGAAAATGACCTCAAATCTAGGCAAGGTGTTGTTAGTGCAGTTGTAAATTTGCCTTTGAAGAGAGCGGAAGTTTCTTTCGAGACTGACATTTTATCTGAGAAAGATATTATAAAAGTTATCAAAAACGCAGGATTTCAGGCAACATTAATCGACGTCTCGGAAAAAGAAGAGGATGCTGTCAATTCTCAAATAGAAGAAAAAGAGAATCTCAAGCAGCGGCTTAGGCAGCTTGTAGTTACTGCAATCCTCAGCACTATTGTTTTATTGTTAGGTTTTGTATGGAAGATTCATAGTGGCATGGAAATAATGATGGTTCTTTCCTTGGTTATTATTCTTTATGGCGGGAGAGGATTTTTTAAGAAAGGTATTCCTGACCTGTTTAAGGGTAGACCGGCCATGGATACTTTAGTGTCGCTTGGAATTGGTGCAGCTTTTATTTATTCTACCTATTTAATGTATTTTACTTCTAAACAAGAAGAATATTTTATGGATGTTGCAATTATTACTACTTTTATTTTACTTGGTAGATACTTAGAGGCGAGAGCAAAGGGAAATGCTGGGGCTGCCATAAAAAAGCTACTTGAACTTTCACCTAAAATAGCACACAGGGTCATGAAGAATGGAGAGACGGAGGAGATTAGTGCGAAGGATATCCAGCTTGGTGATGTTTTAAGGGTTAAACCTGGCGAAAAAATTCCTACAGATGGAATTATTACAGAGGGTTATACGGCTATAGACGAATCAATGGTTACCGGAGAAAGCATTCCAGCTGACAAAGTATTAAATGATAAAATAATTGGCGCAACAATTAATGGCAATACTGCCTTTACTATGGTCGCGACAAAAGTTGGGTCAGACACTGTGCTCGCCCAAATTGTAAAAATGGTGCAAGAGGCTCAGATGCATAAGGCTCCTATTCAGAAATTGGTTGATGTTGTGGCTGGTTATTTTGTCTGGGGAGTATTGATTGTAGCTACTATTACTTTTGTTGCTTGGTCAATTATAGCTGGAGGCATAACTACCGCTGTTTTTGTTCCTACTGTTGCTGTTCTAATAATCGCTTGTCCTTGTGCGCTAGGTTTAGCAACTCCAATCTCGATAGTAGTTGCTTCAGGTAAAGGTGCACAACTAGGCATTATTATTAAAAAGACAGAAAGTTTAGAGAAGGCTCACAAGATTACGGCTATAGCCTTTGATAAGACGGGAACTATTACAAAAGGACAGCCAGAGGTGCAAGAATTTCAGCTTTTGAAGGGTCAAGAAAAAGAAGCTCACTCGATAGCCTTGGCATTAGAAACACATTCGGAACATCCGTTGGCTAGAAGCATCGTCTCGTATACTAAAGAATTAGAAGCAGATAATAGAGAAGCGGAAGTAAAAGAATTTGTTGCTCAAACAGGCTTTGGTCTTCAAGGGCAAATAGCAAAAAAGAAATATTATATAGGCAATAGTAAGTATATGGAGCAGGTAGGCGTGCAAAGTTCTTTAAGCAAGGAAGCAATAAATAATATGTACGATAAAGGTTACACAGTTGTTTGTTTAGCTGACGAAACAAGTGTTCTTGCTTTGTACGGTGTACAGGATGGGATTAAGGAAAGCTCACGAAAGGCAATTAGGCTCTTACATAAACGAAAAATTAAGACCATTATGATAACAGGTGATAATGAAAAAGTAGCTCAGGCAATTGCCAACGAAGTTGGGATTGATGAAGTTCACAGTAGCGTTACACCAGATCAGAAAGTACAGATAATTACTGACTTGCAAAAACAGGGCTATTTTGTCGCTATGGCGGGTGACGGCATAAATGATAGCCCTGCTATTGCAAAAGCAGATGTAGGGATTGCTATGGGAACGGGAACAGACATAGCAATTGAAACTGGTGATTTGGTTATAGTTAAGGGTGATTTACAAAAAGCGGTGGAAGCGATCGACCTTTCTCGTGCAACGTTAAGAAATATTAAGCAAAATTTATTTTGGGCCTTTATTTATAATACAATAGGGATTCCGTTGGCAGCCTTTGGTTTTCTTAGTCCTGCGTTTTCAGCTGGAGCAATGGCTTTTTCTTCAGTTTCGGTGGTTATAAATGCGCTAAGGTTGAAAAGATTTAAATCTGTTTAG
- a CDS encoding peptidylprolyl isomerase, translating to MSVKNNDNIKVHYTGKLEDGTVFDSSEGREPLAFKVGVGHVIQGFDEGVLGMKVAEKKEIFIPMEKAYGKYSEDLIVSFLKEQLPEDMDFEVGLKLQMPSEHGMMIPITVKEVTDKEVFLDANSDLAGKNLIFDVQLVEIM from the coding sequence ATGTCCGTTAAAAATAATGATAATATTAAAGTGCACTATACAGGAAAACTAGAAGACGGTACTGTTTTTGATTCATCAGAAGGAAGAGAACCATTAGCGTTTAAGGTTGGCGTTGGTCATGTTATTCAGGGCTTTGATGAAGGCGTTCTTGGCATGAAAGTTGCTGAAAAAAAAGAAATTTTTATCCCGATGGAGAAAGCATATGGAAAATATAGCGAAGATTTAATTGTTTCTTTTTTAAAAGAGCAGTTGCCAGAAGATATGGACTTTGAAGTTGGACTGAAACTTCAAATGCCTTCGGAGCATGGTATGATGATACCAATTACTGTCAAAGAAGTAACAGATAAAGAGGTTTTTTTGGATGCAAACTCTGATCTAGCAGGCAAAAATTTAATTTTTGATGTACAATTAGTAGAAATAATGTAA
- a CDS encoding STAS domain-containing protein, translating into MVLDLNVSIRENNNIPVIDLEGEIDVYTYPKLSDALQYVFETYPNAKDLIVNLDKIRYIDSTGLGVIANGANQIKKINEGYINIINATPQIKKIFDVSGLISANFKIFDSEEDAVTNLSK; encoded by the coding sequence ATGGTTTTAGATTTAAATGTGTCCATTAGAGAAAACAACAACATTCCAGTTATTGATTTAGAAGGCGAAATTGACGTTTATACGTATCCGAAGTTAAGCGATGCTTTGCAGTATGTTTTTGAAACATATCCTAATGCCAAAGATCTTATTGTGAACTTAGATAAGATTCGCTACATTGATAGCACAGGTTTAGGTGTTATTGCGAATGGAGCAAATCAAATCAAAAAGATCAATGAAGGGTATATTAATATTATCAATGCTACTCCTCAGATAAAAAAAATATTTGATGTTTCAGGCTTAATTTCTGCAAATTTTAAAATTTTTGATAGTGAAGAAGATGCTGTTACTAATTTAAGTAAATAG
- a CDS encoding ATP-binding protein has translation MTNIKLTIPSMSDYVGVARLTASGIANRMKFTHEDIEDIKIAVSEACTNAVQYAYGDSPGEIELAFSMFEDKLEIKISDSGKGFDVEADVKTKEDDPEKIGLGLGIVFMRSLMDHVDYDTSANGTTVTLVKKVSS, from the coding sequence ATGACAAATATTAAATTAACAATCCCAAGCATGTCAGACTATGTTGGGGTGGCTAGATTGACTGCTTCAGGCATTGCAAATAGGATGAAATTCACTCATGAAGATATTGAAGATATAAAAATAGCTGTTTCTGAGGCATGTACAAATGCCGTGCAATACGCTTACGGAGATTCTCCAGGAGAAATAGAATTAGCTTTTAGCATGTTTGAGGATAAGCTTGAGATTAAAATTTCAGATTCTGGTAAAGGATTTGATGTTGAAGCTGACGTGAAAACTAAAGAAGATGATCCTGAAAAAATTGGGTTAGGCTTAGGCATAGTTTTTATGCGTAGCTTGATGGATCATGTTGACTATGACACATCTGCTAATGGAACGACAGTTACTTTGGTGAAAAAAGTTAGCTCCTAG
- the rpsB gene encoding 30S ribosomal protein S2, with protein MSEEKSVEKVEVATSEEKEIRKPRPHKEQLKTSISERVVTMRQLLETGVHFGHQTRRWNPKMAPYIYTSRNDIHVIDLQKTLGYINKAYDYIKEEVAKGATVLFVGTKKQAQAAIEEEAKRCEMPYICNRWLGGMLTNFETIKKSIKRMEEIEGWKESGLFNAFVTKEQSVLNKKLSKLHYHFDGIKDMKNLPDIIFIVDTHKEEIAVHEANVLNMPIVGIVDTNCDPDLVSHPIPANDDAIRTIKLLVSIVANAIIEGKKSRLSSEEAITQEVEEVFVKSAEAANADIDKLASVVDKLIVDDANVEEIKKK; from the coding sequence ATGTCAGAAGAAAAATCAGTAGAAAAAGTAGAAGTTGCAACCTCAGAAGAAAAGGAAATAAGAAAGCCAAGGCCACATAAAGAGCAACTTAAAACAAGTATTTCTGAACGAGTTGTAACAATGAGACAACTTTTAGAAACAGGCGTTCATTTTGGACACCAGACAAGAAGATGGAACCCTAAGATGGCTCCGTATATTTACACTTCCAGAAACGATATTCACGTTATCGATTTACAAAAAACATTGGGATACATAAATAAAGCATATGACTACATAAAAGAGGAAGTAGCTAAAGGAGCTACGGTTTTATTTGTGGGAACCAAGAAACAAGCACAGGCTGCTATCGAAGAAGAAGCTAAGAGATGCGAAATGCCATATATTTGTAATAGATGGCTTGGTGGTATGCTTACAAATTTTGAGACAATTAAAAAGTCTATTAAAAGAATGGAAGAAATCGAAGGCTGGAAAGAATCAGGCTTGTTTAATGCTTTTGTTACCAAAGAGCAATCAGTGTTAAACAAAAAACTAAGTAAACTTCATTACCATTTTGATGGCATCAAAGACATGAAGAATCTTCCTGATATTATTTTTATTGTGGATACACACAAAGAAGAAATCGCTGTTCACGAAGCGAACGTTTTAAATATGCCAATTGTTGGTATTGTCGATACAAATTGTGATCCTGATTTAGTGAGCCACCCAATACCCGCGAATGATGATGCTATTAGAACAATAAAGTTGTTGGTTAGTATCGTTGCCAATGCAATCATCGAAGGTAAGAAATCAAGGTTAAGTAGCGAAGAAGCAATTACTCAAGAAGTTGAAGAGGTTTTTGTGAAAAGTGCTGAAGCAGCCAATGCTGATATAGATAAACTTGCATCTGTTGTAGATAAATTAATCGTTGACGATGCAAATGTTGAGGAAATCAAGAAAAAATAA
- the tsf gene encoding translation elongation factor Ts, with product MVEVTMQEIQELRAKTNCGIMDCKKALKDANGDMEAAVDVLRKKGMAKAATRSDRKATEGVVKIELSADNKTAYMLQLCSETDFVSRNEKFQGLATEILVAMKKSKGASEIEDIKNLVLASGHTVAQEVEELSGVIGEKIELTNAKVINSEKDQVLGYYVHSNQKIGVVLIVNEGDDTFVKQLCMHIAASAPVYISKDEVPSEELSRERDVLKEQVINEGKPEAVADKIVEGKLRKYFEEICLMEQKFVIDTDKKISDVLGKTKIIKFIRFSIG from the coding sequence ATGGTTGAAGTAACAATGCAGGAAATTCAAGAATTAAGAGCAAAAACTAATTGTGGAATTATGGATTGTAAGAAAGCTCTTAAAGATGCTAATGGAGACATGGAAGCAGCAGTTGATGTTTTAAGAAAAAAAGGCATGGCAAAAGCTGCAACTAGAAGTGACAGAAAAGCAACAGAAGGTGTTGTGAAAATTGAACTTAGCGCAGACAACAAAACAGCTTACATGTTACAACTTTGTTCTGAAACAGACTTTGTTTCAAGAAATGAAAAATTTCAAGGGCTAGCTACAGAGATTTTAGTAGCTATGAAAAAAAGTAAGGGAGCTAGCGAGATTGAAGACATCAAGAATCTTGTGCTAGCGTCTGGACATACAGTAGCTCAAGAAGTTGAAGAGTTAAGTGGTGTAATAGGAGAAAAGATTGAATTAACAAATGCTAAAGTAATTAATTCAGAAAAGGACCAAGTATTAGGCTATTACGTTCATTCTAACCAAAAAATTGGTGTTGTGTTGATTGTAAACGAAGGAGATGACACCTTTGTTAAGCAGCTTTGCATGCATATTGCAGCTTCTGCCCCAGTTTATATTTCTAAGGACGAAGTCCCTTCTGAAGAGCTTAGTAGAGAGAGAGACGTTTTGAAAGAACAGGTTATTAATGAAGGCAAACCAGAAGCAGTAGCTGATAAAATTGTTGAAGGAAAACTTCGTAAATACTTTGAAGAAATTTGTCTTATGGAACAAAAGTTTGTAATAGATACTGACAAAAAAATATCAGATGTTTTAGGTAAAACTAAGATAATAAAATTCATTAGGTTCAGCATAGGATAA
- the guaA gene encoding glutamine-hydrolyzing GMP synthase — translation MIIILDFGSQYSHLIARRVRECGVYAEILDGHVSFEEIVAKSPTAIILSGGPSSVYEQDSPQCNPEVLNMGIPVLGICYGMQLMAKFLGATVKHYSKREYGRIEITIDDFSDLFFGIDPKTTVWMSHGDSVAVLPAGYVRLAHSVNTPFVAIANKEKKIYGVQFHPEVSHTLTGMQIIRNFLFEICKFKRNWDMKDFIKQEIQEIRAQVGKEKVLLGLSGGVDSMTAAVLLHEAIGDQLICMFIDQGFMRKNEAEQIVATVNNHFKIKLIHVDAKERFYNVVKGITDPEEKRKKIGNEFIRVFESEVVKVAKDVKFLAQGTLYPDVIESASSGVSKNAVKIKTHHNVGGLPDDMEFKIVEPFKKLFKDEVRRVGLELGMPEKVIYRHPFPGPGLAIRIIGEVDPERVRVLQEADDIVMDEIKKAGLYREVWQSFAVLLPIKTVGVMGDQRTYCHTIAVRAVSSQDAMTANWTHLPYEVLESISSRIINELPEINRVVYDITSKPPSTIEWE, via the coding sequence ATGATAATTATACTGGACTTTGGATCTCAATATTCTCATTTAATCGCTCGTAGAGTAAGAGAGTGTGGTGTCTATGCCGAGATCTTAGATGGCCATGTTTCCTTTGAGGAAATAGTCGCAAAGAGTCCTACCGCAATTATTTTGTCAGGAGGTCCTTCTTCGGTATATGAGCAGGATTCTCCTCAGTGCAATCCAGAAGTATTAAATATGGGTATTCCAGTGTTGGGAATTTGTTATGGTATGCAATTAATGGCCAAGTTTTTAGGAGCAACTGTTAAGCACTATTCAAAACGTGAGTACGGAAGAATAGAAATAACAATTGATGATTTTTCGGATTTATTCTTTGGGATAGATCCAAAAACCACTGTTTGGATGAGTCATGGAGACAGTGTGGCTGTTCTTCCTGCTGGTTATGTCAGATTAGCACATTCAGTCAATACTCCTTTTGTGGCTATTGCTAATAAGGAGAAGAAGATATATGGCGTCCAATTTCATCCGGAAGTTTCTCATACTCTTACTGGAATGCAGATTATTAGAAATTTTCTTTTTGAAATTTGTAAATTTAAGAGAAATTGGGATATGAAAGATTTTATCAAACAAGAGATCCAAGAGATCAGAGCACAAGTTGGTAAGGAGAAAGTTTTACTAGGTTTAAGCGGTGGAGTTGATTCTATGACAGCTGCGGTTTTGTTACATGAGGCTATCGGCGATCAACTGATTTGTATGTTTATTGATCAAGGCTTCATGAGAAAAAATGAAGCAGAACAAATCGTTGCTACGGTTAACAATCATTTTAAGATTAAGTTAATTCATGTTGACGCAAAAGAACGTTTCTATAATGTAGTTAAAGGTATTACTGATCCAGAAGAAAAAAGAAAGAAAATTGGAAATGAATTTATTAGGGTTTTTGAGTCTGAAGTTGTTAAGGTTGCTAAAGATGTTAAATTTTTAGCTCAAGGAACCTTGTATCCCGATGTTATTGAGAGCGCCTCAAGTGGTGTCTCCAAAAATGCAGTTAAAATTAAAACTCATCATAATGTTGGTGGGTTGCCAGATGATATGGAGTTTAAGATTGTAGAGCCATTCAAGAAGCTATTTAAAGACGAAGTGCGTAGAGTAGGTCTTGAGTTGGGTATGCCAGAGAAAGTCATCTATAGACATCCTTTCCCTGGTCCTGGTTTAGCAATAAGGATTATTGGTGAGGTTGACCCTGAGCGAGTAAGGGTTTTACAAGAAGCTGATGATATTGTAATGGATGAAATAAAAAAAGCAGGGTTATATAGAGAAGTTTGGCAATCTTTTGCAGTTTTACTGCCTATTAAGACCGTAGGTGTTATGGGAGACCAAAGAACCTATTGCCATACAATTGCGGTGCGTGCCGTGAGCAGTCAGGATGCTATGACAGCAAACTGGACACATCTGCCCTATGAGGTGCTTGAGAGTATTTCTTCTAGAATAATTAATGAATTGCCCGAAATCAATAGGGTGGTTTATGATATTACTTCAAAACCACCGAGCACTATTGAGTGGGAGTAG
- a CDS encoding DUF1858 domain-containing protein translates to MKISKKSNIMDIINEYPEAMEILRNHGVHCVGCMMAHSESLEEGLAAHGLDVNEIIKEIEAASAS, encoded by the coding sequence ATGAAAATATCAAAAAAATCAAATATTATGGACATAATTAACGAATACCCAGAAGCGATGGAAATATTAAGAAATCATGGTGTTCATTGTGTTGGATGCATGATGGCACATTCTGAAAGTTTAGAAGAAGGATTAGCAGCTCATGGTCTAGATGTTAACGAAATCATTAAAGAAATAGAAGCAGCAAGCGCTTCCTAG